GTTGAATTCGCAGAACGGAAAACTAACAAATAAGAACTGAAAATCCTATGTCTTTTATTGGGTTACACACTCACAGCGACTATAGTTTACTTGATGGAGCCAGTCAGTTACCCGATCTGGTAGAACGAGCCATCGCGTTAGGTATGCCTGCGATCGCACTCACAGATCACGGCGTCATGTACGGTGCGATCGAACTGATCAAAATTTGTCGCACTAAAAACATCAAACCGATTATTGGTAACGAAATGTATGTAGTAAATGGCGACATCGAAAAACAAGAACGAGGTCGAAAAAAATATCACCAAATCGTATTAGCGAAAAATCAACAAGGATATAAAAATTTAGTCAAACTTACTACTATTTCTCATCTCAAAGGTGTACAAGGAAAAGGGATATTTTCTCGTCCTTGCATTAACAAAGAATTGCTGGAACAATACCGCGAAGGACTAATTGTGACCAGCGGTTGTCGAGCCGGGGAAGTACCGCAGTTGATTCTCCAAAGTAAACTGAAAGAAGCACGGGATTGCGCCAAATGGTACAAAGAATTGTTTGGCAACGATTATTATTTGGAAATCCAAGATCACGGTTATCTGGAAGACCGAATTGTTAATGTCGAAATAGTTAAGATTGGCAAAGAATTAGAAATTAAAGTCGTAGCGACAAACGATTCCCATTTTACAGAATGTTCTGATGTAGAAGCTCACGATGCGCTGCTTTGCATTAACACCAAGCAGCTAATTAGTGATGAAAAACGGATGCGATATAGCGGTACTGAGTATCTTAAATCCGCTGAAGAGATGGCGCATTTGTTCCGGGATCATTTGTCAGATGATGTAATTAAAAATGCGATCGGCAATACCCAGGAAGTAGCTAACAAAGTAGAACCATACAACATCTTAGGTGAAGCTCGACTTCCAGACTATCCCGACGTTCCATCTGGTCACACACCAGATACTTACGTCCAGGAAAAAGCCTGGGAAGGACTCCTAGAAAGATTAAATACTAAATCCCGCAGCGACATCAATCCCGTTTACAAAGAACGGCTAGAATACGAACTGACAATGATCGAGCGGATGGGATTTTCCACTTACTTTCTAGTGGTTTGGGATTACATCAAATACGCCAGAGATAACCAAATTCCCGTTGGGCCAGGTCGCGGTTCTGCCGCCGGTTCTCTTGTCGCTTATGTTCTAAAAATTACTAATATCGACCCAGTTCACCACGGACTTCTATTTGAGCGTTTTTTGAATCCAGAACGTAAATCAATGCCAGATATTGATACGGATTTCTGTATCGAAAGACGAGATGATGTGATTAAATACGTCACCAATAAATACGGCGCAGATAGGGTAGCGCAAATCATTACATTTAACCGGCTAACTTCCAAAGCTGTTTTGAAAGATGTCGCCAGAGTCTTGGATATTCCCTACAAAGAATCCGATGAAATGGCAAAGTTAATTCCGGTAGTGCGAGGGAAGCCGACTAAACTAAAGGTGATGATTTCTAATGATACGCCAGCGCCAGAATTTAAAGATAAATACGACAACGACGATAAAGTACGCCGCTGGATTGATATGGCGATGCGGATTGAAGGAACTAACAAAACTTTTGGCGTACACGCTGCTGGTGTAGTGATTTCCGCACAACCTCTGGATGAAGTTGTGCCGCTACAAAAGAATAATGACGGTTCTGTAATTACTCAGTATTTCATGGAAGATTTGGAATCGCTGGGTTTGTTAAAGATGGATTTTCTGGGGTTGAGAAACTTGACGATTATCCAAAATACGATCGATTTGATTAGGCAAACTCATGGTCATAGAATAAATCCAGACGATGTAACTGCTGACGAAAGAAAGAGTTATAAAATCTTATCGAAAGGCGAACAAAACAAAAGACCTAGAGATGTTGAAAATACATATAAAAAGTTAGAATCGGGAGATTTAGAAGGTATTTTTCAATTGGAGTCTTCTGGAATGCTTGATGTGGTGGCAAAACTGAAGCCGTCAAGTATAGAAGATATTTCTTCGATTTTAGCGCTGTATCGACCGGGGCCATTGGATGCGGGTCTGATTCCTAAGTTTATTGACCGGAAGCATGGTCGAGAGGCGATCGAATACGAAGATAAAGCTTTAGAGCCGATTCTCAACGAAACTTATGGAATCATTGTTTATCAAGAGCAAATTATGAAAATTGCTCAAGATTTAGCTGGGTATTCTTTGGGTCAAGCCGATCTATTGAGGCGTTGTTTGAGTGGCTCGACAAAGATAGTTGATGCGACTACAGGTCGTTTAGTTACTTTAAGTGAGATCGCTGCAAAACCTGAGTATTGGTTGGGACGAAAAGTATTTTCTCTAGATTTGGATAGGCAGAAAATTACTCAAAAACCAATTACTGAAATTCATCATAATGGGGTAAAAGCTGTCTGGGAGATTATAACCAAAACTAACCGTAAAATTAGAGCGACAGACGATCATCTTTTTTATACACTTTTGGGATGGAAACCTCTGAAAGATTTCAAAGTAAGCGATCGCATCGGTTTGGCCAAGACACTACCTATCGATCATAGCAGTGAAATCTCAGACGCTCAAATTAAGCTGACTGCGTATCTGATTGGCGATGGACATCTCTCTACTAAAAGTCCTGCTTGTAGCTATTTCTGCAACAGCGATCGCGAACTGATTGCTGATTTCAATCATTGTGCTGAAGAACTATTTGGTTCGCCTGCGCCGGTGGATCATCAGTTGCATTTCGGTCGTAAGTCTGTTACCTACGCCCGGATTGGTTTTATTTCAGCTTTCAATCGCTGGGTAGATAGTCACATAAAACGCGCCCATTCCAGGGATAAAGAAATTCCCAGTTGGGTATTCTCGTTATCCAAGAGCCAATTACAACTTTTCTTGGGAACTTTATGGTCAACAGATGGCAGCTTTGATACTGCGATCGGACATACAGACTACACCTCAACTTCTGAACTTTTAATCATCCAAATTCAGCACCTACTATTGCGGCTGGGAATTGTTGCTCTGTTCAATGTAAAGAGAATCAAATATCAAGGTAAGCCTCACATCTCTTATCGAGCGCAAATCACAGGACGCGAAGATATGCTTAAGTTCTGCGAGCTGATTCAACCCTACCTGAGTAGCTCTAAGTCGCAGCAAGCACAAGTTTGTTATGTAGCTATAAAAGATAAGCTGCCAAATCAGTCTAAGCATTCAATCCCTCCAGAAGTCATCAAGATAATTGCAAATGCTAAAAAAGCCAGTGGCATGACTTGGGCGCAAATTGACCAGGCTGTGGGAGCAACGAGCAATAAAATGTCCTCTGGTTTGAATTTCCACAAAACTCCAACTAGGAGTTTAGCTCGTCATCGAATTCGCAATTTTGCTACAGCTTTTCAGCATCCAGAGTTAATGACGATCGCTAATTCTGAAATATTTTGGGATGAGATTATTGCGATTGAATATGTTGGTGAGGAAGAAGTATTCGATCTCACTATTGCAGAAACACATAATTTACTCGCTAATGACTTTATTGCACACAACTGCATGGGCAAGAAGAAAGCTGATGAAATGCAGAAGCAAAGGGAGGCGTTTATTGAGGGTGCGACTAAGAATGGAATTAAAAAAATAGTTGCGGATAAACTATTCGATCAAATGGTTTTGTTCGCTGAATATTGCTTCAACAAATCCCATTCAACTGCTTACGCCTATGTGACATATCAAACAGCATATTTAAAGGCGAATTATCCAGAAGAATATATGGCGGCGCTGCTGACGGCTAACAGCGATGACCAAGATAAGGTAAAAAAATATATCGGCAACTGTCAAGGATTGGGAATTACGGTAGAGGGGCCAGATATTAATCGATCGCAGATAAATTTTACGCCGTCTAAGGGCAAGATTTTGTTTGGGTTGTCAGCAGTCAAAACTGTGGGAGAGGGCGCGATCGCAAATATTTTGGCAGCGCGTCAAGAAGGGCCATTTACATCTCTGCCGGATTTGTGCGATCGCATTAACCTCCACACCGTCAACAGCCGCGCCTTGGAATCCCTGATCAAATGCGGTGCATTGGATAGTATCGACGCCAACCGGAAACAATTAATCGAATATTTACCATTAGTTGTAACTTGGACGCAGAAAAGTAAAGAAATATCGGAACAACCCACACTTTTCGATCTTGGTTCGGTGAGAAGTCCAGCTCCTAAAATACCAGAGGTCGATGATTTTCCTTTGAAAGAAAAGTCTGAGTTTGAACAAGAACTGCTGGGCTTTTATTTATCTTACCATCCGCTTAAATCGGCGGAGAAAGTAGCTAAACGGGAGGGTATTGAGCCTATTAATCTCAGTCAGATCGACGAGTATATCCGCAAGGGAAACGTAACTGCGATCGTGATGCTCAAAGAAGTCAAGCAGATCGTGACTAAAAAAGATGGGCGCATGATGGCGATTTTGCAAATCGAAGATTTAGAAGGTCAACAAGCGCCTGCGGTAGTATTTCCAGAAACCTATGAAAAAATTAGCTCATTGCTGGTAACAAACACCGCTGTCATTCTCTTTGGTAAGGTAGGTCGAGATCAAAAGGATGAACAAACCCAGCTGATTGTAAATGACGCCAAACCCCTGGAAGCGGAACCGCTGGCGGAGGAAACATCTCCGCCACTAGAAGACGATTTAGAACTGATCGTGATGCTGCAACTGACACTACAGCAAGTTAACGATGAAGAACAACTTAAGCGCCTGAAAGACTTTTTGAAAG
The window above is part of the Argonema galeatum A003/A1 genome. Proteins encoded here:
- the dnaE gene encoding DNA polymerase III subunit alpha, translated to MSFIGLHTHSDYSLLDGASQLPDLVERAIALGMPAIALTDHGVMYGAIELIKICRTKNIKPIIGNEMYVVNGDIEKQERGRKKYHQIVLAKNQQGYKNLVKLTTISHLKGVQGKGIFSRPCINKELLEQYREGLIVTSGCRAGEVPQLILQSKLKEARDCAKWYKELFGNDYYLEIQDHGYLEDRIVNVEIVKIGKELEIKVVATNDSHFTECSDVEAHDALLCINTKQLISDEKRMRYSGTEYLKSAEEMAHLFRDHLSDDVIKNAIGNTQEVANKVEPYNILGEARLPDYPDVPSGHTPDTYVQEKAWEGLLERLNTKSRSDINPVYKERLEYELTMIERMGFSTYFLVVWDYIKYARDNQIPVGPGRGSAAGSLVAYVLKITNIDPVHHGLLFERFLNPERKSMPDIDTDFCIERRDDVIKYVTNKYGADRVAQIITFNRLTSKAVLKDVARVLDIPYKESDEMAKLIPVVRGKPTKLKVMISNDTPAPEFKDKYDNDDKVRRWIDMAMRIEGTNKTFGVHAAGVVISAQPLDEVVPLQKNNDGSVITQYFMEDLESLGLLKMDFLGLRNLTIIQNTIDLIRQTHGHRINPDDVTADERKSYKILSKGEQNKRPRDVENTYKKLESGDLEGIFQLESSGMLDVVAKLKPSSIEDISSILALYRPGPLDAGLIPKFIDRKHGREAIEYEDKALEPILNETYGIIVYQEQIMKIAQDLAGYSLGQADLLRRCLSGSTKIVDATTGRLVTLSEIAAKPEYWLGRKVFSLDLDRQKITQKPITEIHHNGVKAVWEIITKTNRKIRATDDHLFYTLLGWKPLKDFKVSDRIGLAKTLPIDHSSEISDAQIKLTAYLIGDGHLSTKSPACSYFCNSDRELIADFNHCAEELFGSPAPVDHQLHFGRKSVTYARIGFISAFNRWVDSHIKRAHSRDKEIPSWVFSLSKSQLQLFLGTLWSTDGSFDTAIGHTDYTSTSELLIIQIQHLLLRLGIVALFNVKRIKYQGKPHISYRAQITGREDMLKFCELIQPYLSSSKSQQAQVCYVAIKDKLPNQSKHSIPPEVIKIIANAKKASGMTWAQIDQAVGATSNKMSSGLNFHKTPTRSLARHRIRNFATAFQHPELMTIANSEIFWDEIIAIEYVGEEEVFDLTIAETHNLLANDFIAHNCMGKKKADEMQKQREAFIEGATKNGIKKIVADKLFDQMVLFAEYCFNKSHSTAYAYVTYQTAYLKANYPEEYMAALLTANSDDQDKVKKYIGNCQGLGITVEGPDINRSQINFTPSKGKILFGLSAVKTVGEGAIANILAARQEGPFTSLPDLCDRINLHTVNSRALESLIKCGALDSIDANRKQLIEYLPLVVTWTQKSKEISEQPTLFDLGSVRSPAPKIPEVDDFPLKEKSEFEQELLGFYLSYHPLKSAEKVAKREGIEPINLSQIDEYIRKGNVTAIVMLKEVKQIVTKKDGRMMAILQIEDLEGQQAPAVVFPETYEKISSLLVTNTAVILFGKVGRDQKDEQTQLIVNDAKPLEAEPLAEETSPPLEDDLELIVMLQLTLQQVNDEEQLKRLKDFLKEYSGETDKPKVPVMAIVAGQDDRQLVSFGQNFWVQDPQDAVSRLNDRGFPARTQPPITLYSNRQGG